From the genome of Onthophagus taurus isolate NC chromosome 5, IU_Otau_3.0, whole genome shotgun sequence, one region includes:
- the LOC111426710 gene encoding transmembrane inner ear expressed protein isoform X2, whose protein sequence is MATFYANPNDENEPWIEKAAIDGLSFRVWHVMFFCFSGFVVSVILIGCCVKIRVPRTKQEIEADYRRKKLADKFKERLKMIQNQEMDEIDLERALDIIREDYKEESRSIELNPGYSDFNVGFENVSENLKGEPQVKMN, encoded by the exons ATGGCAACGTTTTACGCGAACCCCAACGATGAAAATGAGCCGTGGATAGAAAAAGCAGCCATCGATGGGCTTTCTTTCCGTGTATGGCACGTTATGTTTTTTTGCTTCTCCGGATTCGTAGTCTCAg TCATTTTAATCGGTTGTTGCGTTAAAATCAGAGTTCCACGCACCAAGCAAGAAATAGAAGCAGATTATCGCCGCAAAAAGCTAGCTGATAAGTTTAAAGAGCGATTAAAGATGATTCAAAACCAAGAAATGGATGAAATTGATTTAGAGAGAG ctTTAGATATTATCCGGGAAGATTATAAAGAAGAATCGCGTTCAATTGAGTTAAATCCGGGTTATTCCGATTTCAACGTTGGCTTTGAGAACGTTTCTGAAAACTTAAAAGGAGAACCACaagttaaaatgaattaa
- the LOC111426702 gene encoding 2-phosphoxylose phosphatase 1 isoform X1, with the protein MLLGLRVPFQQRTFYFVGIFWLLALTVGVYRYFGPRSKLLEPVVSYELFNNLEVDVKTKRIFTVCNPTQEIVTGDEGIPNNKQWSLKGLLVLIRHGDRGPLQHIKNISNINCGTPDNDLITSYKSYLHNLTSAGRVSWIGPGSFHGFPLLPSHEKQCQLGQLTMQGVNQLLHLGHVLKQTYKNIWPRLLNLTQYEISVYSTRYRRTFQSALAFLYGLISPETLTRIAILESQSMYFCFKDCGCQVTEKYLKLVQKDISNRLKSHPAISGLAESTGKMIFSSLATNKRHDEDPHAIKDALLTYVCHGSKLPCVSARNCIKRQNIVGIFAYTDWVSHQKWKNFNWRRLCLLRSYGLIRHIVSQMLAMFSGPYFILYSGHDHTLEHLSAALGLQNDPLLLRYGARLIFEVYHDNNEHGANGLYFRLLANGKDVTKQIDFCKNIVNVNGKASLCKIEDIVRFSHEDYFSMFNVTNIRDACFQKL; encoded by the exons ATGCTGCTCGGGCTGCGGGTCCCCTTCCAGCAGCGCACCTTTTATTTTGTGGGCATTTTTTGGTTGCTCGCGCTCACTGTAGGCGTATACAGGTACTTTGGGCCCCGCAGCAAACTCCTCGAACCCGTTGTTAGTTACGAATTGTTTAATAATCTCGAGGTTGATGTTAAAACGAAACGAATTTTTACCGTATGCAATCCTACGCAAGAGATTGTTACCGGTGATGAAGGAATtccaaataataaacaatggtCTTTGAAAGGACTATTGGTGTTAATAAGACATGGAGATCGAGGACCTTTACAACATATCAAGAATATTAGTAATATTAATTGTGGTACTCCCGATAATGATTTAATTACTTCTTATAAG TCATATCTACATAATTTAACTTCAGCAGGAAGAGTTTCCTGGATAGGTCCAGGTTCATTTCACGGTTTTCCTCTACTTCCATCGCACGAAAAACAATGTCAATTGGGACAATTAACGATGCAAGGAGTAAATCAACTCCTTCACTTGGGGCACGTTTTAAAACAAACGTACAAAAACATTTGGCCGCGACTTCTAAATCTCACTCAATACGAAATTTCCGTGTACAGCACGAGATATCGACGAACTTTCCAATCCGCTTTAGCTTTCCTTTATGGGCTGATCAGCCCTGAGACGTTAACGAGAATCGCTATTTTGGAAAGTCAATCGATGTACTTTTGCTTTAAAGATTGCGGGTGTCAGGTGACCGAAAAGTATTTAAAACTGGTACAAAAGGATATTTCGAATCGTTTGAAATCGCACCCTGCTATTAGTGGATTGGCAGAAAGTACGGGGAAgatgattttttcaagtttGGCAACTAATAAGCGGCACGACGAAGATCCTCACGCTATTAAAGATGCTTTATTGACGTATGTTTGTCATGGGAGTAAATTGCCGTGTGTTTCAGCAAGAAATTGTATTAa GCGACAAAATATCGTGGGGATTTTTGCTTACACTGATTGGGTGAGTCACCAaaagtggaaaaattttaattggagGAGATTGTGTTTGTTGAGATCTTATGGATTAATTCGACATATCGTGTCTCAAATGTTAGCGATG ttttcaggtccatattttatattatattcagGTCATGATCATACACTTGAGCACCTCTCAGCCGCTCTCGGTCTTCAAAATGACCCATTACTTCTAAGATATGGGGCTCGATTAATTTTCGAAGTTTACCATGACAACAATGAACACGGCGCGAATGGTCTTTACTTTCGACTTTTGGCGAACGGAAAGGATGTAACAaaacaaatcgatttttgcAAGAATATCGTTAATGTTAATGGCAAAGCTTCCCTGTGTAAAATCGAGGATATTGTAAGATTTTCACACGAGGATTACTTCTCTATGTTCAACGTTACTAACATTAGAGATgcatgttttcaaaaattataa
- the LOC111426710 gene encoding uncharacterized protein isoform X1: MATFYANPNDENEPWIEKAAIDGLSFRVWHVMFFCFSGFVVSGTKINIITKCVKIVSFLVILIGCCVKIRVPRTKQEIEADYRRKKLADKFKERLKMIQNQEMDEIDLERALDIIREDYKEESRSIELNPGYSDFNVGFENVSENLKGEPQVKMN; this comes from the exons ATGGCAACGTTTTACGCGAACCCCAACGATGAAAATGAGCCGTGGATAGAAAAAGCAGCCATCGATGGGCTTTCTTTCCGTGTATGGCACGTTATGTTTTTTTGCTTCTCCGGATTCGTAGTCTCAggtactaaaattaatataatcacaaaatgtgttaaaatcgTTTCATTTTTAGTCATTTTAATCGGTTGTTGCGTTAAAATCAGAGTTCCACGCACCAAGCAAGAAATAGAAGCAGATTATCGCCGCAAAAAGCTAGCTGATAAGTTTAAAGAGCGATTAAAGATGATTCAAAACCAAGAAATGGATGAAATTGATTTAGAGAGAG ctTTAGATATTATCCGGGAAGATTATAAAGAAGAATCGCGTTCAATTGAGTTAAATCCGGGTTATTCCGATTTCAACGTTGGCTTTGAGAACGTTTCTGAAAACTTAAAAGGAGAACCACaagttaaaatgaattaa
- the LOC111426702 gene encoding 2-phosphoxylose phosphatase 1 isoform X2, translated as MLLGLRVPFQQRTFYFVGIFWLLALTVGVYRYFGPRSKLLEPVVSYELFNNLEVDVKTKRIFTVCNPTQEIVTGDEGIPNNKQWSLKGLLVLIRHGDRGPLQHIKNISNINCGTPDNDLITSYKSYLHNLTSAGRVSWIGPGSFHGFPLLPSHEKQCQLGQLTMQGVNQLLHLGHVLKQTYKNIWPRLLNLTQYEISVYSTRYRRTFQSALAFLYGLISPETLTRIAILESQSMYFCFKDCGCQVTEKYLKLVQKDISNRLKSHPAISGLAESTGKMIFSSLATNKRHDEDPHAIKDALLTYVCHGSKLPCVSARNCIKRQNIVGIFAYTDWVSHQKWKNFNWRRLCLLRSYGLIRHIVSQMLAMVHILYYIQVMIIHLSTSQPLSVFKMTHYF; from the exons ATGCTGCTCGGGCTGCGGGTCCCCTTCCAGCAGCGCACCTTTTATTTTGTGGGCATTTTTTGGTTGCTCGCGCTCACTGTAGGCGTATACAGGTACTTTGGGCCCCGCAGCAAACTCCTCGAACCCGTTGTTAGTTACGAATTGTTTAATAATCTCGAGGTTGATGTTAAAACGAAACGAATTTTTACCGTATGCAATCCTACGCAAGAGATTGTTACCGGTGATGAAGGAATtccaaataataaacaatggtCTTTGAAAGGACTATTGGTGTTAATAAGACATGGAGATCGAGGACCTTTACAACATATCAAGAATATTAGTAATATTAATTGTGGTACTCCCGATAATGATTTAATTACTTCTTATAAG TCATATCTACATAATTTAACTTCAGCAGGAAGAGTTTCCTGGATAGGTCCAGGTTCATTTCACGGTTTTCCTCTACTTCCATCGCACGAAAAACAATGTCAATTGGGACAATTAACGATGCAAGGAGTAAATCAACTCCTTCACTTGGGGCACGTTTTAAAACAAACGTACAAAAACATTTGGCCGCGACTTCTAAATCTCACTCAATACGAAATTTCCGTGTACAGCACGAGATATCGACGAACTTTCCAATCCGCTTTAGCTTTCCTTTATGGGCTGATCAGCCCTGAGACGTTAACGAGAATCGCTATTTTGGAAAGTCAATCGATGTACTTTTGCTTTAAAGATTGCGGGTGTCAGGTGACCGAAAAGTATTTAAAACTGGTACAAAAGGATATTTCGAATCGTTTGAAATCGCACCCTGCTATTAGTGGATTGGCAGAAAGTACGGGGAAgatgattttttcaagtttGGCAACTAATAAGCGGCACGACGAAGATCCTCACGCTATTAAAGATGCTTTATTGACGTATGTTTGTCATGGGAGTAAATTGCCGTGTGTTTCAGCAAGAAATTGTATTAa GCGACAAAATATCGTGGGGATTTTTGCTTACACTGATTGGGTGAGTCACCAaaagtggaaaaattttaattggagGAGATTGTGTTTGTTGAGATCTTATGGATTAATTCGACATATCGTGTCTCAAATGTTAGCGATG gtccatattttatattatattcagGTCATGATCATACACTTGAGCACCTCTCAGCCGCTCTCGGTCTTCAAAATGACCCATTACTTCTAA